From Drosophila gunungcola strain Sukarami unplaced genomic scaffold, Dgunungcola_SK_2 000115F, whole genome shotgun sequence, one genomic window encodes:
- the LOC128265362 gene encoding protein giant → MLMHEKLMAGQFFDLKTDRKPLMHHHQYQHHQTHHQQQSLHHLPHSQLPVQGSLGLPKMDLYAAYAYQQQLLGAALSQQQQQQHQQQQHQQHQQQQQQQNQQQAASAEVLDLSRRCDSVETPRKTPSPYQTSYSYGSGSPAASPTSNLLYAAQMQQQHQQQQHQQQQQQQQQQQQQQQQLASLYPAFYYSNIKQEHATPTAAPPKVTPTASLLQTFAAASAAAAAAAAAASASASVSVSASASATAASTTNSNSPRPASNASTMQIDVLENPQSPAVEATTPTTSSGSSGEAGKSTRPFKAFPRDPLVIAANFAATDVLLDNPRVERYTEYRKRVLEQIRSSNGGSRTVTNPKMRRTNSRSGSVNEGGSSNNNSESEDRAAAEESSDCDSQAGNFEGKSNSSSIGATSASGVGNAAANAGSQVKDAAYYERRRKNNAAAKKSRDRRRIKEDEIAIRAAYLERQNIELLCQIDALKAQLAAFTSAKASTA, encoded by the exons ATGCTAATGCACGAGAAACTCATGGCCGGGCAGTTCTTCGATCTCAAGACTG ATCGCAAGCCCTTGATGCACCACCACCAGTACCAGCACCACCAGacgcaccaccagcagcaatCGCTGCACCACTTGCCCCACAGCCAATTGCCGGTTCAGGGCTCCCTGGGTCTGCCCAAAATGGATCTGTATGCCGCCTATGCCTACCAGCAGCAGTTGCTGGGCGCTGCCctcagccagcagcagcagcagcaacatcagcagcagcaacatcagcaacatcagcagcaacagcagcagcaaaatcagCAGCAAGCTGCCTCTGCGGAGGTCCTGGATCTCTCGCGTCGCTGCGACAGTGTGGAGACACCCAGGAAGACGCCTTCGCCCTACCAGACCAGCTACAGCTACGGCAGTGGTTCCCCCGCAGCCTCGCCCACCAGCAATCTGCTGTATGCCGCCCagatgcagcagcaacatcagcagcagcaacaccagcagcagcagcaacagcagcagcaacagcagcagcaacagcaacagttggCCTCGCTGTATCCCGCTTTCTACTACAGCAACATCAAGCAGGAgcatgccacgcccactgctGCACCGCCCAAGGTCACGCCCACCGCCAGCCTGCTGCAGACCTTTGCCGCCGCCTCTGCTGCAGCCGCTgccgcagctgctgctgcctctgcctctgcatcagtttcagtttcagcttcagcttcagctacTGCTGCCTCGACGACCAACTCCAACTCACCAAGACCCGCCAGCAATGCAAGCACCATGCAGATCGACGTGCTGGAGAATCCCCAATCGCCGGCCGTTGAGGCCACCACGCCCACCAcctccagcggcagcagcgggGAGGCGGGCAAGAGCACCCGCCCCTTCAAGGCCTTTCCCCGCGATCCCCTGGTGATTGCGGCCAACTTTGCGGCCACCGATGTGCTGCTGGACAATCCGCGGGTGGAACGCTACACGGAGTACCGCAAGCGGGTGCTCGAGCAGATCCGCAGCTCCAACGGGGGATCGCGCACCGTTACCAATCCCAAGATGCGTCGTACCAACTCGCGCAGTGGCTCTGTCAACGAGGGCGGCTcctccaacaacaacagcgagaGCGAGGACCGGGCTGCGGCCGAGGAGTCCAGCGACTGCGACTCCCAGGCGGGCAACTTCGAGGGCAAGTCCAACTCCAGCTCCATCGGTGCGACCAGTGCCAGCGGCGTTGGCAATGCGGCGGCCAACGCGGGCAGCCAGGTGAAGGATGCCGCCTACTATGAGCGGCGCCGCAAGAACAATGCCGCCGCCAAGAAGTCCCGCGACCGTCGCCGCATCAAGGAGGACGAGATCGCCATCAGGGCCGCCTATCTGGAGCGCCAGAACATCGAGCTGTTGTGCCAAATCGATGCTCTGAAGGCCCAGCTGGCCGCCTTTACCTCCGCCAAGGCGAGCACCGCCTAA
- the LOC128265359 gene encoding 40S ribosomal protein S12, mitochondrial: protein MNFLRQTFGITKQLTSQAIQSSFETAMRGMASLQQMHRSGPHVKTRPPRQPLDGKPFAKGVVLKTLIKKPKKPNSANRKCVLVRLSTGKEMVAYIPGIGHNLQEHNIVLCRVGRLQDVPGVKLKAVRGVYDLAHVIKKSQ, encoded by the exons ATGAATTTCCTGCGGCAAACTTTTGGCATTACGAAACAACTGACTTCGCAGG CCATCCAGAGCAGTTTTGAGACGGCCATGCGCGGAATGGCCTCCCTGCAGCAGATGCATCGCAGTGGGCCGCACGTGAAGACGCGACCGCCGCGCCAGCCGCTCGACGGCAAGCCCTTCGCCAAGGGCGTCGTCCTGAAGACGCTGATCAAGAAACCCAAGAAGCCCAACTCGGCCAACCGCAAGTGCGTGCTGGTGCGCCTCTCCACCGGCAAGGAGATGGTGGCCTACATCCCCGGCATCGGGCACAACCTGCAGGAGCACAACATCGTCCTGTGCCGCGTGGGCCGGCTGCAGGATGTGCCCGGCGTGAAGCTGAAGGCTGTGCGCGGAGTCTACGACTTGGCGCACGTCATCAAGAAGAGCCAGTAG
- the LOC128265357 gene encoding interference hedgehog isoform X2 has protein sequence MAGTRLILVLLLASSVSHIHANDGGASSASAPATLGIFFERAPESAVAPKGDEVVFECELNLKPDRLEWRFRRSGSPEPYRYLRSSAGYNVTSGSDDRAWRLRIYVSAQTAGDYQCVAWYGPGALASTPARLALVSIELDGGGTTGAMAPRGSIRWSVAPKNCLLIRCGSVISNPPAIWSFYRNGKKLPQSELLPGAAGALVLDTVTAKDAGNYSCVATNSITGDELRLPQTIELRVDYTDRTPPYFLQRPPTEYSARPGETVVLECPGVGSPRPGVIWSSPNVAGIYNNRSKILPYGLQITDLRPEDQGSYICMLDNGIAPPIDHTVKLSVLQRPTILKGPAATLTNESNSLLLVCSATGNPLPDIYWLINGEDATKDPEAQVDNRSLRLWHVQKRHAGVVQCFAKNILGETSEGNMLRVNPLQITGEDEEPLGGVPMRPVHEPNGGMGSSSTPSGGSKNKGGRRKYKASMVPPSRPNVTRLSDESVMLRWSVPQNSGLQITFFKVQYRRLGDGKNRRENWQTTSDNIPYGNSYGFGSGSGSAGSGNNHWRQRNRDREYEMGNPPKNFTSSVTGLTAGKYYRFRIVAVYSNNDNKEGNTSLKFFLQNGTAKSNLPVPELREVEAISESAVILHWSLVASGHHDEAIDGYYAYYRPVDSAAEYLKATVDGERSRSFKIDLLRPGTHYEFKLQSFNSDAASEFSAIRQARTKKTTDQAASSSSTPEPANNTADQRQNSIYPVIAGAAGGGLLLLIASLVACMCLKRRENTQPEDENKPQLEHIQADFVTSAVLGVGGHHKSGDVRRLNGVIPRMNITPNPLAQETASDKNNSGLHQNGLHHAQPYHPPGTPTLMHKRLDYHQQQHQQQHQHQQQQPPPVPPHSAYYQQAPTHNHHQASPMMSPRGHHLEDGAGTPTPTRIPSLRRQRRTSGGQVHNSHSNLNLNLNLSHHHNNNNNNNNNLPPHHQHLHHHPGHPNHPVHPVHPVHPGHPGHPGHPNGLVGIPIVPGSPRVQRSPMPSRAMIKRTRLGSHTNNISSGSLNSIEV, from the exons ATGGCTGGTACCAGACTGATTTTGGTTCTCCTTCTGGCCAGCAGTGTCAGCCATATCCACGCCAACGATGGCGGTGCTTCCTCGGCATCCGCACCTGCCACCTTGGGCATTTTCTTCGAGCGAGCGCCCGAATCCGCGGTGGCTCCCAAGGGGGACGAGGTGGTCTTCGAGTGCGAACTGAATCTCAAGCCGGATCGCCTGGAGTGGCGTTTCCGGCGCAGTGGCTCCCCCGAGCCGTACAGATACCTGAGGTCCTCGGCCGGTTACAATGTGACCAGTGGCAGTGATGACCGTGCCTGGCGCCTGCGGATCTATGTGAGTGCCCAAACGGCGGGCGACTACCAATGCGTGGCTTGGTACGGACCCGGGGCACTGGCCTCCACGCCCGCCCGCTTGGCCTTGGTCTCGATAGAATTGGACGGAGGAGGAACCACGGGAGCCATGGCACCCAGGGGTTCCATTCGCTGGAGCGTGGCGCCCAAGAACTGCCTGCTCATCCGCTGTGGCAGCGTCATCTCCAATCCGCCGGCCATTTGGAGCTTCTACAGGAACGGCAAGAAGCTGCCCCAATCGGAACTGCTTCCCGGGGCAGCTGGCGCTCTGGTTTTGGACACGGTGACCGCCAAAGATGCGGGCAACTATTCGTGTGTGGCCACCAATTCCATAACGGGCGATGAGCTGAGGCTACCCCAGACCATCGAGCTGAGGGTGGACTACACCGATAGAACGCCGCCGTACTTCCTGCAGCGACCGCCCACGGAGTACTCCGCTCGTCCGGGGGAGACCGTGGTGCTCGAGTGTCCTGGCGTGGGCTCCCCGAGGCCCGGGGTCATCTGGAGCAGTCCCAATGTGGCGGGTATCTACAACAACAGGAGCAAAATCCTGCCCTACGGCTTGCAGATCACCGATCTAAGGCCCGAGGACCAGGGATCCTACATCTGCATGCTGGACAATGGGATCGCACCACCCATCGATCACACCGTCAAGTTGAGTGTCCTGCAACGGCCAACGATCCTCAAGGGTCCTGCGGCCACGCTGACGAACGAGAGCAACTCCCTGCTGCTGGTCTGCTCCGCCACGGGGAATCCCCTGCCGGACATTTACTGGCTGATAAACGGGGAGGATGCCACCAAGGATCCGGAGGCCCAGGTGGACAACCGGAGTCTGCGGCTGTGGCACGTTCAAAAGCGGCATGCCGGCGTGGTCCAGTGCTTCGCGAAGAACATTTTGGGCGAG ACCAGCGAGGGCAACATGCTGCGCGTGAATCCGCTGCAGATCACTGGCGAGGACGAGGAACCCCTCGGCGGAGTTCCCATGCGGCCAGTGCATGAGCCGAACGGTGGAATGGGCTCCTCGTCGACTCCATCCGGTGGCTCCAAAAACAAGGGCGGCCGCAGGAAGTACAAAG CCAGCATGGTGCCCCCATCGCGACCCAATGTCACCCGATTGTCGGACGAATCCGTAATGCTCCGGTGGAGTGTGCCCCAAAACTCTGGACTGCAGATCACATTCTTCAAGGTGCAATATCGTCGTTTGGGCGACGGGAAAAATCGGCGGGAAAACTGGCAGACGACCAGCGATAATATTCCGTACGGCAATAGCTACGGAttcggatccggatccggatccgcCGGATCGGGAAATAACCACTGGCGGCAGCGGAACAGGGATCGGGAGTACGAGATGGGCAATCCGCCCAAGAACTTCACTTCGTCCGTTACGGGACTGACTGCCGGGAAATACTACCGCTTCCGGATCGTGGCGGTTTACTCGAACAATGACAACAAGGAGGGCAACACTTCCCTCAAGTTCTTTCTGCAAAATGGAACGGCCAAGTCAAATTTGCCCGTCCCCGAACTTCGCGAAGTGGAGGCCATCTCCGAATCCGCCGTCATACTGCACTGGTCCTTGGTTGCCTCGGGTCACCACGACGAGGCCATAGATGGCTATTACGCCTACTACAGGCCAGTGGATTCGGCGGCGGAATACcttaaggccacggtggatGGTGAGCGGAGTAGGAGCTTCAAAATAGACCTCCTTCGTCCGGGCACACACTACGAATTCAAATTGCAATCCTTTAACTCCGATGCAGCCTCTGAATTCAGTGCCATTCGACAGGCAAGGACGAAAA AAACCACTGATCAGGCCGCTTCATCTTCATCGACTCCAGAGCCCGCCAATAACACAGCGGATCAGCGGCAGAACTCCATATATCCGGTGATCGCTGGAGCTGCCGGTGGAGGTCTACTGCTCCTCATCGCCTCCTTGGTGGCTTGCATGTGTCTGAAAAGGCGGGAAAACACCCAACCAGAGG ACGAGAACAAACCGCAATTGGAGCACATCCAAGCGGACTTTGTGACCTCCGCCGTTTTGGGAGTGGGTGGACACCACAAAAGTGGCGATGTGAGGCGTCTCAACGGAGTGATTCCCCGGATGAATATCACGCCCAATCCGCTGGCCCAGGAAACGGCATCCGATAAG AATAACTCCGGCCTGCATCAGAATGGCCTGCATCATGCGCAGCCGTATCATCCTCCTGGCACGCCCACGTTGATGCACAAACGCCTGGACtaccaccaacagcaacaccaacagcaacaccaacatcagcaacagcagccaccGCCAGTGCCGCCACATTCCGCCTACTACCAGCAGGCACCCACCCACAACCACCACCAGGCGTCGCCCATGATGAGTCCGCGGGGTCACCACCTGGAGGATGGGGCGGGAacgcccacgcccaccagGATTCCATCGCTGAGACGCCAGCGACGCACTTCGGGCGGCCAGGTGCACAATAGCCACAGCAATCTCAATCTGAACTTGAATTTGAGCcaccaccacaacaacaacaacaacaacaataacaacctGCCGCCGCACCACCAGCATCTGCACCACCATCCAGGGCATCCCAATCATCCTGTTCATCCTGTGCATCCTGTGCATCCAGGTCATCCTGGTCATCCTGGTCATCCCAATGGACTGGTGGGCATACCCATTGTGCCAGGAAGTCCGCGAGTCCAGCGATCGCCGATGCCCAGCAGGGCGATGATCAAGAGGACGCGACTGGGCAGCCACACGAACAACATTTCCTCCGGCAGTCTGAACAGTATTGAGGTGTGA
- the LOC128265357 gene encoding interference hedgehog isoform X1, with protein MAGTRLILVLLLASSVSHIHANDGGASSASAPATLGIFFERAPESAVAPKGDEVVFECELNLKPDRLEWRFRRSGSPEPYRYLRSSAGYNVTSGSDDRAWRLRIYVSAQTAGDYQCVAWYGPGALASTPARLALVSIELDGGGTTGAMAPRGSIRWSVAPKNCLLIRCGSVISNPPAIWSFYRNGKKLPQSELLPGAAGALVLDTVTAKDAGNYSCVATNSITGDELRLPQTIELRVDYTDRTPPYFLQRPPTEYSARPGETVVLECPGVGSPRPGVIWSSPNVAGIYNNRSKILPYGLQITDLRPEDQGSYICMLDNGIAPPIDHTVKLSVLQRPTILKGPAATLTNESNSLLLVCSATGNPLPDIYWLINGEDATKDPEAQVDNRSLRLWHVQKRHAGVVQCFAKNILGETSEGNMLRVNPLQITGEDEEPLGGVPMRPVHEPNGGMGSSSTPSGGSKNKGGRRKYKASMVPPSRPNVTRLSDESVMLRWSVPQNSGLQITFFKVQYRRLGDGKNRRENWQTTSDNIPYGNSYGFGSGSGSAGSGNNHWRQRNRDREYEMGNPPKNFTSSVTGLTAGKYYRFRIVAVYSNNDNKEGNTSLKFFLQNGTAKSNLPVPELREVEAISESAVILHWSLVASGHHDEAIDGYYAYYRPVDSAAEYLKATVDGERSRSFKIDLLRPGTHYEFKLQSFNSDAASEFSAIRQARTKKTTDQAASSSSTPEPANNTADQRQNSIYPVIAGAAGGGLLLLIASLVACMCLKRRENTQPEDENKPQLEHIQADFVTSAVLGVGGHHKSGDVRRLNGVIPRMNITPNPLAQETASDKNRNVMELRFLPPLANGNGNGNGNGNVNGNGNCIARDLATEQQPEAVEQQADAEDEGEDDQDQCLPAVASSSCETLEACDEAVKLNLHPKLDHEPQDPHNPVLEAPSKPLPPLPKKPASTAGQNNSGLHQNGLHHAQPYHPPGTPTLMHKRLDYHQQQHQQQHQHQQQQPPPVPPHSAYYQQAPTHNHHQASPMMSPRGHHLEDGAGTPTPTRIPSLRRQRRTSGGQVHNSHSNLNLNLNLSHHHNNNNNNNNNLPPHHQHLHHHPGHPNHPVHPVHPVHPGHPGHPGHPNGLVGIPIVPGSPRVQRSPMPSRAMIKRTRLGSHTNNISSGSLNSIEV; from the exons ATGGCTGGTACCAGACTGATTTTGGTTCTCCTTCTGGCCAGCAGTGTCAGCCATATCCACGCCAACGATGGCGGTGCTTCCTCGGCATCCGCACCTGCCACCTTGGGCATTTTCTTCGAGCGAGCGCCCGAATCCGCGGTGGCTCCCAAGGGGGACGAGGTGGTCTTCGAGTGCGAACTGAATCTCAAGCCGGATCGCCTGGAGTGGCGTTTCCGGCGCAGTGGCTCCCCCGAGCCGTACAGATACCTGAGGTCCTCGGCCGGTTACAATGTGACCAGTGGCAGTGATGACCGTGCCTGGCGCCTGCGGATCTATGTGAGTGCCCAAACGGCGGGCGACTACCAATGCGTGGCTTGGTACGGACCCGGGGCACTGGCCTCCACGCCCGCCCGCTTGGCCTTGGTCTCGATAGAATTGGACGGAGGAGGAACCACGGGAGCCATGGCACCCAGGGGTTCCATTCGCTGGAGCGTGGCGCCCAAGAACTGCCTGCTCATCCGCTGTGGCAGCGTCATCTCCAATCCGCCGGCCATTTGGAGCTTCTACAGGAACGGCAAGAAGCTGCCCCAATCGGAACTGCTTCCCGGGGCAGCTGGCGCTCTGGTTTTGGACACGGTGACCGCCAAAGATGCGGGCAACTATTCGTGTGTGGCCACCAATTCCATAACGGGCGATGAGCTGAGGCTACCCCAGACCATCGAGCTGAGGGTGGACTACACCGATAGAACGCCGCCGTACTTCCTGCAGCGACCGCCCACGGAGTACTCCGCTCGTCCGGGGGAGACCGTGGTGCTCGAGTGTCCTGGCGTGGGCTCCCCGAGGCCCGGGGTCATCTGGAGCAGTCCCAATGTGGCGGGTATCTACAACAACAGGAGCAAAATCCTGCCCTACGGCTTGCAGATCACCGATCTAAGGCCCGAGGACCAGGGATCCTACATCTGCATGCTGGACAATGGGATCGCACCACCCATCGATCACACCGTCAAGTTGAGTGTCCTGCAACGGCCAACGATCCTCAAGGGTCCTGCGGCCACGCTGACGAACGAGAGCAACTCCCTGCTGCTGGTCTGCTCCGCCACGGGGAATCCCCTGCCGGACATTTACTGGCTGATAAACGGGGAGGATGCCACCAAGGATCCGGAGGCCCAGGTGGACAACCGGAGTCTGCGGCTGTGGCACGTTCAAAAGCGGCATGCCGGCGTGGTCCAGTGCTTCGCGAAGAACATTTTGGGCGAG ACCAGCGAGGGCAACATGCTGCGCGTGAATCCGCTGCAGATCACTGGCGAGGACGAGGAACCCCTCGGCGGAGTTCCCATGCGGCCAGTGCATGAGCCGAACGGTGGAATGGGCTCCTCGTCGACTCCATCCGGTGGCTCCAAAAACAAGGGCGGCCGCAGGAAGTACAAAG CCAGCATGGTGCCCCCATCGCGACCCAATGTCACCCGATTGTCGGACGAATCCGTAATGCTCCGGTGGAGTGTGCCCCAAAACTCTGGACTGCAGATCACATTCTTCAAGGTGCAATATCGTCGTTTGGGCGACGGGAAAAATCGGCGGGAAAACTGGCAGACGACCAGCGATAATATTCCGTACGGCAATAGCTACGGAttcggatccggatccggatccgcCGGATCGGGAAATAACCACTGGCGGCAGCGGAACAGGGATCGGGAGTACGAGATGGGCAATCCGCCCAAGAACTTCACTTCGTCCGTTACGGGACTGACTGCCGGGAAATACTACCGCTTCCGGATCGTGGCGGTTTACTCGAACAATGACAACAAGGAGGGCAACACTTCCCTCAAGTTCTTTCTGCAAAATGGAACGGCCAAGTCAAATTTGCCCGTCCCCGAACTTCGCGAAGTGGAGGCCATCTCCGAATCCGCCGTCATACTGCACTGGTCCTTGGTTGCCTCGGGTCACCACGACGAGGCCATAGATGGCTATTACGCCTACTACAGGCCAGTGGATTCGGCGGCGGAATACcttaaggccacggtggatGGTGAGCGGAGTAGGAGCTTCAAAATAGACCTCCTTCGTCCGGGCACACACTACGAATTCAAATTGCAATCCTTTAACTCCGATGCAGCCTCTGAATTCAGTGCCATTCGACAGGCAAGGACGAAAA AAACCACTGATCAGGCCGCTTCATCTTCATCGACTCCAGAGCCCGCCAATAACACAGCGGATCAGCGGCAGAACTCCATATATCCGGTGATCGCTGGAGCTGCCGGTGGAGGTCTACTGCTCCTCATCGCCTCCTTGGTGGCTTGCATGTGTCTGAAAAGGCGGGAAAACACCCAACCAGAGG ACGAGAACAAACCGCAATTGGAGCACATCCAAGCGGACTTTGTGACCTCCGCCGTTTTGGGAGTGGGTGGACACCACAAAAGTGGCGATGTGAGGCGTCTCAACGGAGTGATTCCCCGGATGAATATCACGCCCAATCCGCTGGCCCAGGAAACGGCATCCGATAAG AATCGCAACGTGATGGAGCTGCGTTTCCTGCCGCCGCTGGcgaacggaaacggaaacggaaatggaaatggaaatgtcaatggcaatggcaactgCATTGCCAGGGATCTGGCCACGGAGCAGCAACCGGAAGCGGTGGAGCAGCAGGCCGATGCGGAGGACGAGGGAGAGGATGACCAGGACCAGTGCCTGCCGGCGGTCGCCTCGTCCTCCTGCGAAACTCTAGAGGCCTGCGACGAGGCCGTCAAGCTGAACCTCCACCCGAAACTCGACCACGAGCCGCAGGATCCGCACAATCCTGTCCTGGAGGCGCCCAGCAAACCGCTGCCACCGCTGCCCAAGAAACCAGCATCCACGGCTGGCCAA AATAACTCCGGCCTGCATCAGAATGGCCTGCATCATGCGCAGCCGTATCATCCTCCTGGCACGCCCACGTTGATGCACAAACGCCTGGACtaccaccaacagcaacaccaacagcaacaccaacatcagcaacagcagccaccGCCAGTGCCGCCACATTCCGCCTACTACCAGCAGGCACCCACCCACAACCACCACCAGGCGTCGCCCATGATGAGTCCGCGGGGTCACCACCTGGAGGATGGGGCGGGAacgcccacgcccaccagGATTCCATCGCTGAGACGCCAGCGACGCACTTCGGGCGGCCAGGTGCACAATAGCCACAGCAATCTCAATCTGAACTTGAATTTGAGCcaccaccacaacaacaacaacaacaacaataacaacctGCCGCCGCACCACCAGCATCTGCACCACCATCCAGGGCATCCCAATCATCCTGTTCATCCTGTGCATCCTGTGCATCCAGGTCATCCTGGTCATCCTGGTCATCCCAATGGACTGGTGGGCATACCCATTGTGCCAGGAAGTCCGCGAGTCCAGCGATCGCCGATGCCCAGCAGGGCGATGATCAAGAGGACGCGACTGGGCAGCCACACGAACAACATTTCCTCCGGCAGTCTGAACAGTATTGAGGTGTGA
- the LOC128265358 gene encoding regulatory protein zeste, translated as MSAQGDGGGAGVGGGGGGGGGAGSDGGGNGSSGGQSGTGNANGGVVVTNGGGSSSAKNQLPLTPRFTSEEKEVLYTLFHLHEEVIDIKHRKKQRNKYSVRETWDKIVKDFNSHPHVSAMRNIKQIQKFWLNSRLRKQYPYRDGSSSNLSSGSAKISSISVSVASAVSQQQQQQLHQQHDGVKVEPEYQISPDASEHNPQADTFDEIEMDANDVSEIDEDPMEQQQQQQQEAQAQAQAQAQAQAQAQAQAQAQAQAQAQVQSAAVEMQKMQQVNAAAVAVAAAANATMINTHQINVDQISAEKLTLNDLLHFKSTRPREEIILQIKHPTEATATQIHAIPSQAQQHPMATITAGGYNQQIISEIKPQQITLAQYQAQQQQQAQAQAQAQAQAQAQAQAQAQAQAQAQQLAQQQLAQHQQLAAAVQVHHQQQQQQQQQAAVAVQQQQQAAAAAAAAAVKMQLTAATPTFTFSALPTVTAATTVPTAVPVAGVATPSSASGNSAAVNTSTASSVSINNTSLGGGGNGANNNSTSSAAADSFEERMNYFKVREAELRCKEQQLATEAKRIELNKAQDELKYMREVHRLRVEELKMKIRILQKEEEQLRKCSNS; from the exons ATGTCGGCGCAGGGCGATGGGGGCGGGGCAGGGGTTggcggaggcggcggcggtgggGGCGGGGCTGGATCCGATGGAGGCGGCAATGGGTCAAGTGGCGGCCAAAGCGGCACGGGAAATGCCAACGGGGGTGTGGTGGTCACCAACGGCGGAGGCAGTTCGTCCGCCAAAAACCAACTGCCCCTCACCCCGCGCTTCACCTCCGAGGAAAAGGAGGTGCTGTATACCCTGTTCCACTTGCACGAGGAGGTCATCGACATCAAGCACCGCAAGAAGCAGCGCAACAAGTACTCCGTCCGGGAAACGTGGGACAAGATCGTCAAGGACTTCAACTCGCATCCGCATGTGAGCGCCATGCGGAACATCAAGCAGATCCAGAAGTTCTGGCTCAACTCCAG ACTCCGCAAGCAGTATCCATACAGAGACGGCAGCTCCTCCAATCTCAGCTCTGGCAGTGCCAAGATCAGCTCCATATCCGTGTCCGTCGCCTCGGCGGTgtcccagcagcagcagcagcagctccaccAGCAGCACGATGGCGTCAAGGTGGAGCCCGAGTACCAGATCAGTCCCGATGCCTCCGAGCACAATCCCCAGGCGGACACCTTCGACGAGATCGAGATGGATGCGAACGATGTGAGCGAGATCGACGAGGATCCcatggagcagcagcagcagcagcagcaggaggccCAGGCCCAGGCTCAAGCCCAAGCTCAGGCTCAAGCTCAAGCCCAGGCTCAAGCTCAAGCTCAGGCTCAGGCTCAGGCCCAAGTGCAGTCCGCCGCCGTCGAGATGCAGAAGATGCAGCAGGTGAacgcggcggcggtggcggtggctgCGGCGGCCAATGCCACCATGATCAACACCCACCAGATCAACGTGGACCAGATCAGTGCGGAGAAGCTCACCCTCAACGATCTGCTGCACTTCAAGTCAACGCGGCCGCGCGAGGAGATCATACTGCAGATCAAGCATCCAACAGAGGCCACCG CCACCCAGATCCATGCCATCCCCTCGCAGGCGCAGCAGCATCCGATGGCCACCATCACTGCCGGCGGCTACAACCAGCAGATCATCAGCGAGATCAAGCCGCAGCAGATCACGCTGGCCCAGTACcaggcgcagcagcagcagcaggctcAGGCCCAGGCTCAAGCTCAGGCTCAGGCCCAGGCGCAGGCTCAAGCTCAGGCGCAGGCACAGGCCCAAGCCCAGCAGCTagcccagcagcagctggcccAGCACCAGCAGCTGGCCGCCGCCGTCCAAGTgcatcaccagcagcagcaacagcagcagcaacaggcggCCGTGGCCgttcagcagcaacagcaggcagcggcggcggcggctgcggcggcGGTCAAGATGCAACTGACCGCCGCCACGCCCACCTTCACGTTCAGCGCCCTGCCGACGGTGACGGCGGCCACAACGGTGCCCACGGCGGTGCCAGTGGCCGGGGTGGCCACCCCGTCGTCGGCTTCCGGTAACTCGGCGGCGGTCAACACGTCGACGGCCTCCTCCGTGAGCATCAACAACACGAGCCTGGGCGGCGGAGGCAATGgggccaacaacaacagcacaTCCTCGGCGGCGGCGGACAGTTTCGAGGAGCGGATGAACTACTTCAAGGTGCGCGAGGCCGAACTGCGCTgcaaggagcagcagctggccACGGAGGCCAAGCGCATCGAGCTCAACAAGGCGCAGGATGAGCTCAAGTACATGCGCGAGGTGCATCGACTGCGAGTCGAGGAGCTCAAGATGAAGATCCGCATCCTGCAGAAGGAGGAGGAACAGCTGCGCAAGTGCTCCAACTCATGA